In the Malania oleifera isolate guangnan ecotype guangnan chromosome 1, ASM2987363v1, whole genome shotgun sequence genome, one interval contains:
- the LOC131155993 gene encoding protein DETOXIFICATION 14-like isoform X2 — MEKREAAEGAALLPGGGGVLLRLQTGDEEEDKRLRVAVTKELKKLMSIAAPMVVVTVSQYLQLEVVSLMMVGHRSELSLSSVAMATALCTVSGFSVLLGMAGALETLCGQAYGAKKYEKLGIYTYSSMVSLLLVSIPLSLLWIFLDKLLILAAQDPLISHEAGKYATSLIPTLFAYAILQSLVRYFQTQCLLFPMLLSSCATLCFHVLLCWALVFKFDLGNVGAALANGVSCWLNVIGLGLYMKYSSACEKSRVPFSKDVFLSIGEFFRLAIPSAVMVCLEWWSFELLILLSGLFPNPKLETSVLSICLTVTSLHYFIPYGFGAAASTRVSNELGAGNPKAANVVVWAVMILAVTEAIVVCTILFCSRHILGYAYSNEKEVVDYVSDITPLICLSVVLDSSHAVLSASSKFLSSKWDTKAI, encoded by the exons ATGGAGAAAAGGGAGGCGGCAGAAGGGGCAGCGCTGCTGCCTGGAGGCGGAGGAGTGCTACTGCGGCTGCAAACAGGTGATGAGGAGGAGGATAAGCGCCTACGGGTGGCGGTGACCAAAGAGCTAAAGAAGCTGATGAGCATAGCAGCGCCGATGGTGGTGGTGACGGTGTCACAGTACCTGCAGCTGGAGGTGGTGTCGCTCATGATGGTGGGCCACCGCAGCGAGCTCTCTCTCTCCAGCGTCGCCATGGCCACCGCCCTCTGCACAGTTTCCGGCTTCAGCGTTCTT TTGGGAATGGCTGGTGCATTGGAAACCCTTTGTGGTCAAGCCTACGGAGCAAAAAAATATGAGAAGCTTGGAATTTATACATACAGTTCCATGGTCTCTCTCCTTCTTGTTTCTATCCCATTATCACTGCTATGGATATTCTTGGATAAACTGCTAATACTGGCAGCCCAAGACCCCTTAATCTCCCATGAAGCCGGAAAATATGCTACTTCACTTATCCCAACATTATTTGCTTATGCTATTCTTCAATCACTAGTTCGGTACTTCCAGACACAGTGCCTGCTCTTCCCAATGCTCCTGAGTTCATGTGCAACTCTTTGCTTCCACGTACTTCTCTGCTGGGCTCTGGTATTTAAGTTTGATCTAGGGAATGTTGGAGCAGCTTTGGCCAACGGAGTATCGTGTTGGTTGAATGTGATCGGCCTTGGGCTTTACATGAAGTACTCTTCAGCATGTGAGAAAAGCCGTGTGCCATTCTCCAAGGATGTTTTTTTAAGCATTGGGGAGTTCTTCCGCCTTGCAATCCCTTCTGCTGTAATGGTTTG TCTCGAGTGGTGGTcatttgagctgctcattttgcTTTCTGGGCTTTTTCCAAATCCAAAGCTGGAGACGTCTGTGCTTTCTATATG CCTTACTGTGACCTCATTGCACTACTTCATACCATATGGGTTCGGGGCCGCTGCCAG taCTCGAGTTTCCAATGAATTGGGGGCAGGGAATCCAAAAGCTGCTAATGTTGTGGTTTGGGCAGTCATGATTCTAGCAGTGACCGAGGCCATTGTTGTGTGCACAATTCTTTTCTGCAGCCGCCATATTTTGGGCTATGCCTACAGCAATGAGAAGGAAGTAGTGGATTATGTCTCAGACATTACTCCTCTCATTTGTCTCTCTGTTGTCTTGGACAGCTCCCATGCAGTACTCTCTG cttcctcaaagttCTTAAGCTCTAAATGGGACACGAAggctatatga
- the LOC131155993 gene encoding protein DETOXIFICATION 14-like isoform X1 — protein sequence MEKREAAEGAALLPGGGGVLLRLQTGDEEEDKRLRVAVTKELKKLMSIAAPMVVVTVSQYLQLEVVSLMMVGHRSELSLSSVAMATALCTVSGFSVLLGMAGALETLCGQAYGAKKYEKLGIYTYSSMVSLLLVSIPLSLLWIFLDKLLILAAQDPLISHEAGKYATSLIPTLFAYAILQSLVRYFQTQCLLFPMLLSSCATLCFHVLLCWALVFKFDLGNVGAALANGVSCWLNVIGLGLYMKYSSACEKSRVPFSKDVFLSIGEFFRLAIPSAVMVCLEWWSFELLILLSGLFPNPKLETSVLSICLTVTSLHYFIPYGFGAAASTRVSNELGAGNPKAANVVVWAVMILAVTEAIVVCTILFCSRHILGYAYSNEKEVVDYVSDITPLICLSVVLDSSHAVLSGVVRGCGWQDIGACVNLGAFYLVGLPLAALLGFILNLRGKGLWIGTEIGSMVQLTLLALFTSLANWQKQATKASERIFKGKLSADIELSSIE from the exons ATGGAGAAAAGGGAGGCGGCAGAAGGGGCAGCGCTGCTGCCTGGAGGCGGAGGAGTGCTACTGCGGCTGCAAACAGGTGATGAGGAGGAGGATAAGCGCCTACGGGTGGCGGTGACCAAAGAGCTAAAGAAGCTGATGAGCATAGCAGCGCCGATGGTGGTGGTGACGGTGTCACAGTACCTGCAGCTGGAGGTGGTGTCGCTCATGATGGTGGGCCACCGCAGCGAGCTCTCTCTCTCCAGCGTCGCCATGGCCACCGCCCTCTGCACAGTTTCCGGCTTCAGCGTTCTT TTGGGAATGGCTGGTGCATTGGAAACCCTTTGTGGTCAAGCCTACGGAGCAAAAAAATATGAGAAGCTTGGAATTTATACATACAGTTCCATGGTCTCTCTCCTTCTTGTTTCTATCCCATTATCACTGCTATGGATATTCTTGGATAAACTGCTAATACTGGCAGCCCAAGACCCCTTAATCTCCCATGAAGCCGGAAAATATGCTACTTCACTTATCCCAACATTATTTGCTTATGCTATTCTTCAATCACTAGTTCGGTACTTCCAGACACAGTGCCTGCTCTTCCCAATGCTCCTGAGTTCATGTGCAACTCTTTGCTTCCACGTACTTCTCTGCTGGGCTCTGGTATTTAAGTTTGATCTAGGGAATGTTGGAGCAGCTTTGGCCAACGGAGTATCGTGTTGGTTGAATGTGATCGGCCTTGGGCTTTACATGAAGTACTCTTCAGCATGTGAGAAAAGCCGTGTGCCATTCTCCAAGGATGTTTTTTTAAGCATTGGGGAGTTCTTCCGCCTTGCAATCCCTTCTGCTGTAATGGTTTG TCTCGAGTGGTGGTcatttgagctgctcattttgcTTTCTGGGCTTTTTCCAAATCCAAAGCTGGAGACGTCTGTGCTTTCTATATG CCTTACTGTGACCTCATTGCACTACTTCATACCATATGGGTTCGGGGCCGCTGCCAG taCTCGAGTTTCCAATGAATTGGGGGCAGGGAATCCAAAAGCTGCTAATGTTGTGGTTTGGGCAGTCATGATTCTAGCAGTGACCGAGGCCATTGTTGTGTGCACAATTCTTTTCTGCAGCCGCCATATTTTGGGCTATGCCTACAGCAATGAGAAGGAAGTAGTGGATTATGTCTCAGACATTACTCCTCTCATTTGTCTCTCTGTTGTCTTGGACAGCTCCCATGCAGTACTCTCTG GGGTTGTTAGAGGGTGTGGGTGGCAGGATATAGGGGCCTGTGTCAATCTTGGGGCATTCTATTTGGTAGGACTTCCATTGGCTGCTCTGTTGGGTTTCATTCTAAATTTGAGAGGGAAGGGCCTTTGGATTGGGACAGAGATTGGGTCTATGGTACAACTAACTCTGCTTGCTCTTTTTACAAGCTTGGCAAATTGGCAAAAACAG GCAACAAAGGCAAGCGAGAGGATATTTAAGGGTAAATTATCAGCTGATATTGAATTGAGTTCAATTGAATGA
- the LOC131155993 gene encoding protein DETOXIFICATION 14-like isoform X3, which produces MEKREAAEGAALLPGGGGVLLRLQTGDEEEDKRLRVAVTKELKKLMSIAAPMVVVTVSQYLQLEVVSLMMVGHRSELSLSSVAMATALCTVSGFSVLLGMAGALETLCGQAYGAKKYEKLGIYTYSSMVSLLLVSIPLSLLWIFLDKLLILAAQDPLISHEAGKYATSLIPTLFAYAILQSLVRYFQTQCLLFPMLLSSCATLCFHVLLCWALVFKFDLGNVGAALANGVSCWLNVIGLGLYMKYSSACEKSRVPFSKDVFLSIGEFFRLAIPSAVMVCLEWWSFELLILLSGLFPNPKLETSVLSICLTVTSLHYFIPYGFGAAASTRVSNELGAGNPKAANVVVWAVMILAVTEAIVVCTILFCSRHILGYAYSNEKEVVDYVSDITPLICLSVVLDSSHAVLSGNKGKREDI; this is translated from the exons ATGGAGAAAAGGGAGGCGGCAGAAGGGGCAGCGCTGCTGCCTGGAGGCGGAGGAGTGCTACTGCGGCTGCAAACAGGTGATGAGGAGGAGGATAAGCGCCTACGGGTGGCGGTGACCAAAGAGCTAAAGAAGCTGATGAGCATAGCAGCGCCGATGGTGGTGGTGACGGTGTCACAGTACCTGCAGCTGGAGGTGGTGTCGCTCATGATGGTGGGCCACCGCAGCGAGCTCTCTCTCTCCAGCGTCGCCATGGCCACCGCCCTCTGCACAGTTTCCGGCTTCAGCGTTCTT TTGGGAATGGCTGGTGCATTGGAAACCCTTTGTGGTCAAGCCTACGGAGCAAAAAAATATGAGAAGCTTGGAATTTATACATACAGTTCCATGGTCTCTCTCCTTCTTGTTTCTATCCCATTATCACTGCTATGGATATTCTTGGATAAACTGCTAATACTGGCAGCCCAAGACCCCTTAATCTCCCATGAAGCCGGAAAATATGCTACTTCACTTATCCCAACATTATTTGCTTATGCTATTCTTCAATCACTAGTTCGGTACTTCCAGACACAGTGCCTGCTCTTCCCAATGCTCCTGAGTTCATGTGCAACTCTTTGCTTCCACGTACTTCTCTGCTGGGCTCTGGTATTTAAGTTTGATCTAGGGAATGTTGGAGCAGCTTTGGCCAACGGAGTATCGTGTTGGTTGAATGTGATCGGCCTTGGGCTTTACATGAAGTACTCTTCAGCATGTGAGAAAAGCCGTGTGCCATTCTCCAAGGATGTTTTTTTAAGCATTGGGGAGTTCTTCCGCCTTGCAATCCCTTCTGCTGTAATGGTTTG TCTCGAGTGGTGGTcatttgagctgctcattttgcTTTCTGGGCTTTTTCCAAATCCAAAGCTGGAGACGTCTGTGCTTTCTATATG CCTTACTGTGACCTCATTGCACTACTTCATACCATATGGGTTCGGGGCCGCTGCCAG taCTCGAGTTTCCAATGAATTGGGGGCAGGGAATCCAAAAGCTGCTAATGTTGTGGTTTGGGCAGTCATGATTCTAGCAGTGACCGAGGCCATTGTTGTGTGCACAATTCTTTTCTGCAGCCGCCATATTTTGGGCTATGCCTACAGCAATGAGAAGGAAGTAGTGGATTATGTCTCAGACATTACTCCTCTCATTTGTCTCTCTGTTGTCTTGGACAGCTCCCATGCAGTACTCTCTG GCAACAAAGGCAAGCGAGAGGATATTTAA